AGCTCATTCCATAAACAAGACCTTGCTCCCGAGCACTACCCAGAATTCGTGAATAAAGTGTCTCGGTCAACATTGTATTTATTAGATGCAAAGCATCGCTTTCCGGGTCGCGCATCCGTCGGTGCATAAAGGTGTCGATATAAAAATACAGGTTATCGACTGTGTTATTTTTTAAGTACAGTGCATTTTCTAGCGAGTGCGGTGTTTCGTGCGGAAGCTCCAACCTACCATCACCTTTTGGCAGTTCAATTGCTCCAAGCAGTTGCCTGATTACTTTCCGGCGAGCAGGCGGCAGTTTCCCGGCAAATACAAACCGTAAGTTACTGCTGGTGTGCGTTCTTTCGTAATGTGCGCGGAGATCATCTGGTTGTACGTTCTCCATAAGCTGCAATCGCTCCTGATCTGTTAGTACTGAGAAGCCGTAAGCTTGACGAAGCGCGAGACTCAAGTGACGGAAATGACTGTTGGAGCGGGCGGTCAACTCTTCACGGACATTGCCAAACTCAGCCCTAAACTCTTCTTCTAAAAATAGTGGCTTAGTTATAGCAATCAAGAGTAGATCAAGCACCCGATCCCACTCAAAGTCGGCACACTCCGCTTCATAGGTAATATCGTATGTGCCTGTGCTGGCATTATTATATGCACCGTTTTTCTCAAATTCTGCCTGAAATGTTCGAGCCTTAGGAATAAGCTCATTTGCTCCAAGCAGTACATGCTCCATCATATGGGGCGTTTCCCACTTATCTTTTTCTACGAGATACTCTCCGGCACGAAAATTCAGTTCATAAGTCATAACAGTGGCATCTGGTATATGTACCAATAAACCCCGTGCACCGTTCGGTAAAACAATTTCTGTCGTATTATGCTTCATAAGAGACTACTACACTTTTTACTTACCACGCAAACCACGTGACAATTAACTAACCCGTCTACAAGCCTACTATTAAAAGAAATAAACAATCGCTGCATAAACCTATTTACGCTTCTTGCTCTTTGTTTTTGCTTTACGCTTTCGCTCGGCCTTGCGAGCTTTTTTTACCTTATCGCGAGATTGTTTCTTCTGTTTTTCTTCAACGTGTTGTGGCACAAAATCAGTTTCACGGAACTCCTCAGCTTCAAGTAT
This portion of the Candidatus Saccharibacteria bacterium genome encodes:
- a CDS encoding pitrilysin family protein, with product MKHNTTEIVLPNGARGLLVHIPDATVMTYELNFRAGEYLVEKDKWETPHMMEHVLLGANELIPKARTFQAEFEKNGAYNNASTGTYDITYEAECADFEWDRVLDLLLIAITKPLFLEEEFRAEFGNVREELTARSNSHFRHLSLALRQAYGFSVLTDQERLQLMENVQPDDLRAHYERTHTSSNLRFVFAGKLPPARRKVIRQLLGAIELPKGDGRLELPHETPHSLENALYLKNNTVDNLYFYIDTFMHRRMRDPESDALHLINTMLTETLYSRILGSAREQGLVYGMSSGFGQTRESSNWWFGSQVMPKNAHKLFDIIINELHAVFAGELNDADVTAAKQYAIGRYQRSGQTVAGTAMGYSCRYFFDGEIDDYYKLPERIKAVSKNRIVAITQEMFKEKTWGMGALGNAGDEFVEELHRKLKVLWQ